Part of the Kitasatospora sp. NBC_00374 genome is shown below.
GCCATCCTGCACCACCTCACCCGGCACCCTCGCATCGCGGCCCTGGTCAAGCGCCTCGCGCCGCGCTCCGTCCGCACCCGCACCACCCTCGCGGCCTGCGCCAGCGTCGCCGTCGTCCTGCTCGTCGCCTCGGCCGCCGTACTCCTGCTGCTCCGCGCCAACCTCGAACGCACCGTCGAGACCGGAGCCCGCGAACAGGCCCAGGCCATCGCCCGCCTGGCCACCGACGACCACCTCACCGCGCAGCTGCCCCTCGACCACGGCACCGACTTCATCCAGGTCACCGACGCGGACGGCAAGGTCATCGCCGCCAGCCAGAACCTCGCCGGCCACCCCGCCCTCGCCCCCACCAACACCCACGACGGCCACAGCACCTACAACCTCGGCGCCCTCGGCGACGAACACCACCAACGGGTCACCACGGTCACCACCGACACCCCCACCGGCCCGGTCACCATCCACGTCGGCGCTTCCCTGCGCACCGCCGACACCGCCGAGGACCTCACCACCGCCGCCCTCGCCGCCCTCAGTGCCGTCCTGCTGCTCACCGTCGGCGCCCTCACCTGGCGAGCCACCGGCCGCGCCCTGCGCCCGGTCGAGGCGATCCGCGCCGAAGTCGCCGCCATCGGCGACCGCGACCTCGACCGCCGCGTCCCCGAACCCCGCAGCGACGACGAGATCGCCCGCCTGGCCCACACCATGAACGCCATGCTCGACCGTCTCGAAGCCGCCGGCGCCCGCCAGCGCCGCTTCATCGCCGACGCCTCCCACGAACTGCGCAGCCCCCTCGCCGTGCTCCGCACCCAGCTCGAGGTCGCCCTGACCCACCCCGACCCCGGCGTACGCACCGACCTGGTCGCCGGCGCCCTGCAGGACACCGAACGCCTCCAGTCACTCGCCGCCGACCTGCTGCTCCTCGCACGCCTCGACGCGACCGGCCACGACCGGCCCGACGAGCTGGTCGACCTCACCGAACTCGTCCACACCACGGTGCACGCCCGCGGCCCCCAGCCCCACCCGGTCTCCCTCCACACCCCGGACGAGATCACCCTCGTCGGCAACCGGCTGTGGCTCGGGCGGCTGCTGACCAATCTCCTCGACAACGCGCAGCGCCACGCCCGACACCGCGTCACCGTGCGGCTGTCCACCGACGGCGCGACCGGCCGGGCGGTCCTCGACGTCTCCAACGACGGCCTCCGGATCGACCCCGCAGACCGAGAGCGGATCTTCGAACGGTTCACGCGCCTCGACGACGCCCGCAGCCGCGACGACGGCGGCACCGGCCTGGGCCTGCCCATCGCCCGCGACATCGCCACCATCCATGGCGGCACCCTCACCGTCCAGGACACCTCGGACGGCACCACCTTCCGCGCCCGCCTGTCCGTCGTGGTCCCCGGCGCCGTCCCGCCACGGCCGTGAGCAGCGCAGCGGCCGAGGCCACCCGGCCGACACCCGACGGTCTGCCGCGGACGGCGCCGGGGCGGGTGACCCAATAGGTCGCACCCGCCCCGGCGGCAGCCTCAGCCGGCCAGCTCCGCGCGGACCTCGCGGGCCGCGGCGACCAGGTTCTCCAGTGAGGCGCGGGTCTCGGGCCAGCCGCGGGTCTTCAGGCCGCAGTCGGGGTTGACCCACAGCCGCTCGGTCGGGATGGCCGCCAGGCCGGCGCGGAGCAGTGCGGCGGCCTCCTCGGTGCTCGGCACCCGGGGCGAGTGGATGTCGTAGACCCCGGGGCCGACCTCGCGCGGGTAGCCCGCCTCGGCCAGCTCGTGCGCGACCTCCATGTGCGAGCGGGCCGCCTCCAGCGAGATCACGTCGGCGTCGAGCTCGTCGATCGCGGTCATGACCGCGCCGAACTCGGCGTAGCACATGTGGGTGTGGACCTGGGTGTCGGCGCGTACCCCGGAGGTGCTGAGCCGGAACGCCTCGGTGGCCCACGCCAGGTACGCCGGACGGCCGGCGGCCCGCAGCGGGAGCGTCTCGCGCAGCGCGGGCTCGTCCACCTGGATGACGGCCGCGCCGGCGGCCTCCAGGTCGTTCACCTCGTCGCGCAGGGCGAGGGCGACCTGCCGGGCGGTGTCGCCGACGGGCTGGTCGTCGCGGACGAAGGACCAGGCGAGCATGGTGACCGGGCCGGTGAGCATGCCCTTGACCGGACGGTCCGTCAGGTCCTGCGCGTAGCGGTACCAGTCGACGGTCATCGGGTGCGGGCGGGAGATGTCGCCGGCCAGCACCGGCGGGCGGACGTAGCGGGTGCCGTAGGACTGCACCCAGCCCTGCTGGGTGGCCAGGTAGCCGGTCAGCTGCTCGGCGAAGTACTGGACCATGTCGTTGCGTTCGGGCTCGCCGTGCACCAGGACGTCCAGGCCGGCCTTCTCCTGGTAGGCGATCACCTCGCGGACCTCGGCCTCCATCCGGTCGCGGTACCCGGCCTCGTCGAGGCGGCCGGCGCGCAGGTCGGCGCGTGCGGTGCGCAGGTCGGTGGTCTGCGGGAAGGAGCCGATGGTGGTGGTCGGCAGCAACGGCAGGCCGAGACGGGCGCGTTGGGCCGAGGCGCGCTCGGGGTAGGCCTGGGGGCGCCGGGCGTCCTCGGCGGTGGTGGCGGCAGCACGGGCCCGGACCGCCGGGTCGTGGGTGAGTGCCGAGACGGCGCGGGAGGCCAGGTCGGCGCGGTTGGCGGCGAGTTCGGGGAGGACCGCGTGGGTGCCCGCGTTCAGGCCCCGGGCGAGGGTGGTGATCTCGGCGGTCTTCTGCCGGGCGAAGGCGAGCCAGCGGGCGATCTGCGGGTCGAGGTCACGTTCGGCGGTGGCGTCGAGCGGGACGTGCAGCAGGGAGCAGGACGGCGCGACGTCGACCCGGTCGGCCAGGCCGAGGAGGGTGGCCAGGGTGGTGAGGGACTTCTCAAGGTCGTTGATCCAGATGTTGCGGCCGTCCACCACACCGGCGATCAGCCGCTTGCCGGGCAGGCCGCCGACGGCGGCGAGGTCGTCCAGGTTGGCCGCGCCGGGGCCGGTGAAGTCCAGCCCGACGCCCTCGATGGGGGCCTTGGCCAGGACCTTCAACGCCTCGCCGGCCCGGTCGAAGTAGGTCGCCACCAGGATGTTCGGCCGGTCGGTGAGCGCGCCGAGCTCGCGGTAGACCCGTGCGGCGGCGTTCAGTTCGGCCGGGGTGCGGTCCTGCACGAGGGCGGGCTCGTCCAACTGCACCCACTCGGCGCCGGCCGCGCGCAGGTCCGCGAGGAGCTCGGCGTAGACGGGCAGCAGCCGGTCGAGCAGGGTGACCGGCCGGAAGTCGGCGGCCACACCGGGCGCGGGCTTGGCGAGCAGCAGGTACGTCAGCGGGCCGACCAGCACCGGGCGGGCGCGGTGGCCGAGCAGGAGCGCCTCACGCAGCTCGGAGACCGGCTTGGCCGAGTTGGCGGCGAAGACCGTGCCCGGCCCCAACTCGGGCACGAGGTAGTGGTAGTTGGTGTCGAACCACTTGGTCATCTCCAGCGGCGCCACGTCCTGGGTGCCGCGGGCCATGGCGAAGTAGCCGTCCAGCGGGTCGGCGTCGACGGCGGCGCGGTGCCGCGGCGGGATCGCGCCGACGGCGACACTGGTGTCCAGCACGTGGTCGTAGAGCGAGAAGTCGCCGGTGGGCACCTCGGTGACGCCGGCCTCGGCCAGCCGGCGCCAGGTGTCGCGGCGCAGGTCGGCGGCGGTGGCCCGGAGGGCTTCGGCGTCGACGCGGCCGGCCCAGTAGCCCTCGATCGCCTTCTTCAGCTCCCGGTTGGGGCCCTGCCTCGGGTAGCCGTACACGGTGGCCTGCGGGGTGGTGGAGCTCGATGACACGGAACTCTCCTTCGCGAGTCGCGTTGCGATCCCGGGAGAGCACGGAGGAACGAGGGTACGACAGTGAGGGCGCAGCACCGGGATGTGCCCGCCCGCTCCGCCGACCCTCCCACGAGGTCACCGAGATCACCGTGTGCGGTCGCACACGGGCAGTGGCAGGTCTTCGGACTCATGGGCACATCCGCCCGAAAGGCGGACACCTACTGGCCGTCGCTTCCCAGGCCCCCGCTGGGGCCCAGTGCACGTGACGGCGGTCGTTCCCACTCACCGCTGCGGGGCAGTCCCGGATTCCCACCGGGTTCCCTCTTGCGACGCGCCTGCCTGGCTGACAGGGCGAACCGACTGCGAGGCACAGCCTAGTACTGCGACGGCCCTGCGGTGACGAGGCATCAGCTCCCGGTCGGCGGCCTCTTCGTCGGTACGCCGACGGCGGCGGCCGACGGTCGACTCCCGGTCTGTCCACCTACACTGACGGGCATGGCATGCCGCATCAGTGAGCTGGTCATCGACGCCGCCGACGCCGACCGGCTCGCCGCGTTCTGGAGCGAGGTCCTCGGCTACGTCGAACTCGGCCGGGAGGCCGACGGAAGCATCGAGATCGGACCGCCCGGCGCCGGCTTCGGCGGCCCGCAGCCCACCCTCGTCCTCAGCCCCAGCAGCGAGCCGCGGGCCGGGAAGCTCCGCCTGCACATCGACGTCAGCGCCACCGACCGCGACCAGGACGCCGAGCTGGAGCGGCTGCTCGCCCTCGGCGCCAGGCCCGTCGACGTGGGCCAGACCGGCACCGAGAGCTGGCACGTCCTGGCCGACCCGGAAGGCAACGAGTTCTGCCTCCTGCACGCCCGGATCCAGCCCCTCCGACCGGTGCCGCCGACTGCCTGACCCCCGTGGGAACGGTCGGCGACACCGCTCTTCCGGACGACGCCGGGCTGGCGCCGAGGCACGGCTAGCGCGGGGGGACCTGGCCGTCGTAGACGTTGTCCGGGGTCGCGATCCCGGTGATCGCCCGGGCGAGCAGCGTGGACGGCTCCTGCCCCTGGGCGAAGACGTCCGTGTTGATCATGATCACCAGGGTGGCCCGCTGCGAGGGCAGGTGGACGGCCACGGTCTCGTAGCCCGGGATGGAGCCGTTGTGGCCGATCCATCCGCCGGTCTCGAAGACTCCGAGGCCGTAGCCCGTGCCGGGGAAGCCGGTCGGCAGCACCTCGAGCCGCTCGCGCTGGGTCTCCGGGCTGAGCAGCGTCCCGGTGGCGACGACCTCGGCCCAGCGGCGCAGGTCGCGCAGGTCCGAGATCATCGCCCCGGCAGCCCAGGCCCAACTCGGGTTCCAGTCGGTGGTGTCCGCGACCTCGCCGCCGAGCGTCTGGTCGGTGTATCCGTGCGCGTGCGGTTCGGGGAACTCGGCCCCCCGCGGGAGCAGCGTGTGGCGCAGGTGGGCCGGCCGGAGCACCCGCCGGTGGATGAAGTCGGCCAGCCCGAGGCCGCTGACCTTCTCGACCACCAGGCCGAGCAGGACGAGGTTGGTGTTGGAGTACTGGAACATCTCACCCGGCCCGAAGGTGTTGTCGTGCCGGAAGCCGTACGCGAGCACCTCCTGCGGGGTGAACGAGCGGCTCGGGTCGCCCTCCAGTGCCCGCACGAAGTCCGGGTCGGCGGTGTACGGGAACAGGCCGCTGCGCATCCCGGCGAGCTGACGCAGCGTGATCCGGTCGCCGCACGGCACGCCGTCGATGTACTTGGAGATGGGGTCGTCCAGCCCGATCCGACGGTCGTCGACGAGTTCGAGCAGCGCGGTGACCGTGAAGGTCTTGGTCTCGCTGCCGATCCGCGTGAAGACGTCGGTGGTCATCGGCCTGCGCGTGACGGTGTCGGCGACACCGGTCGCCCGCACGTAGCTCCCCTTGCCCGGCATCCACAGCCCGACGACGACGCCGGGGATGCCGGCCTGCCGGCGAACGTCCTCGATGGCCCGGTCCAGCCGGGAGGTCAGCTCGGGGCCGAGACCGTCCGGCGGGAAGTCGCCCTTGTCGTACCGGTCGATGCTCACGGCGTGGACGACCGCGGCGGGAGCCACTGCCGTCGGGGCCGGCACGGACGCCGCGAGGAGCGCTGCGGCGAGCAGCCGGCGGGAGGGGGTGCGTCGCATGTCGGGGTGCTTCTTCCAGTCCAGGGGCTCGGATGGCAACGTCACCATCCGGACCCCGGGCGCGGGCCCCCCTCCGGTACGCGCCCCCACGAGTCCACTCGTTCGGCGCCACACCTCTCCCGA
Proteins encoded:
- the metE gene encoding 5-methyltetrahydropteroyltriglutamate--homocysteine S-methyltransferase, producing the protein MSSSSTTPQATVYGYPRQGPNRELKKAIEGYWAGRVDAEALRATAADLRRDTWRRLAEAGVTEVPTGDFSLYDHVLDTSVAVGAIPPRHRAAVDADPLDGYFAMARGTQDVAPLEMTKWFDTNYHYLVPELGPGTVFAANSAKPVSELREALLLGHRARPVLVGPLTYLLLAKPAPGVAADFRPVTLLDRLLPVYAELLADLRAAGAEWVQLDEPALVQDRTPAELNAAARVYRELGALTDRPNILVATYFDRAGEALKVLAKAPIEGVGLDFTGPGAANLDDLAAVGGLPGKRLIAGVVDGRNIWINDLEKSLTTLATLLGLADRVDVAPSCSLLHVPLDATAERDLDPQIARWLAFARQKTAEITTLARGLNAGTHAVLPELAANRADLASRAVSALTHDPAVRARAAATTAEDARRPQAYPERASAQRARLGLPLLPTTTIGSFPQTTDLRTARADLRAGRLDEAGYRDRMEAEVREVIAYQEKAGLDVLVHGEPERNDMVQYFAEQLTGYLATQQGWVQSYGTRYVRPPVLAGDISRPHPMTVDWYRYAQDLTDRPVKGMLTGPVTMLAWSFVRDDQPVGDTARQVALALRDEVNDLEAAGAAVIQVDEPALRETLPLRAAGRPAYLAWATEAFRLSTSGVRADTQVHTHMCYAEFGAVMTAIDELDADVISLEAARSHMEVAHELAEAGYPREVGPGVYDIHSPRVPSTEEAAALLRAGLAAIPTERLWVNPDCGLKTRGWPETRASLENLVAAAREVRAELAG
- a CDS encoding ATP-binding protein, whose amino-acid sequence is MADPTRPGPLRAARRRTAAILHHLTRHPRIAALVKRLAPRSVRTRTTLAACASVAVVLLVASAAVLLLLRANLERTVETGAREQAQAIARLATDDHLTAQLPLDHGTDFIQVTDADGKVIAASQNLAGHPALAPTNTHDGHSTYNLGALGDEHHQRVTTVTTDTPTGPVTIHVGASLRTADTAEDLTTAALAALSAVLLLTVGALTWRATGRALRPVEAIRAEVAAIGDRDLDRRVPEPRSDDEIARLAHTMNAMLDRLEAAGARQRRFIADASHELRSPLAVLRTQLEVALTHPDPGVRTDLVAGALQDTERLQSLAADLLLLARLDATGHDRPDELVDLTELVHTTVHARGPQPHPVSLHTPDEITLVGNRLWLGRLLTNLLDNAQRHARHRVTVRLSTDGATGRAVLDVSNDGLRIDPADRERIFERFTRLDDARSRDDGGTGLGLPIARDIATIHGGTLTVQDTSDGTTFRARLSVVVPGAVPPRP
- a CDS encoding serine hydrolase domain-containing protein; protein product: MRRTPSRRLLAAALLAASVPAPTAVAPAAVVHAVSIDRYDKGDFPPDGLGPELTSRLDRAIEDVRRQAGIPGVVVGLWMPGKGSYVRATGVADTVTRRPMTTDVFTRIGSETKTFTVTALLELVDDRRIGLDDPISKYIDGVPCGDRITLRQLAGMRSGLFPYTADPDFVRALEGDPSRSFTPQEVLAYGFRHDNTFGPGEMFQYSNTNLVLLGLVVEKVSGLGLADFIHRRVLRPAHLRHTLLPRGAEFPEPHAHGYTDQTLGGEVADTTDWNPSWAWAAGAMISDLRDLRRWAEVVATGTLLSPETQRERLEVLPTGFPGTGYGLGVFETGGWIGHNGSIPGYETVAVHLPSQRATLVIMINTDVFAQGQEPSTLLARAITGIATPDNVYDGQVPPR
- a CDS encoding VOC family protein, yielding MACRISELVIDAADADRLAAFWSEVLGYVELGREADGSIEIGPPGAGFGGPQPTLVLSPSSEPRAGKLRLHIDVSATDRDQDAELERLLALGARPVDVGQTGTESWHVLADPEGNEFCLLHARIQPLRPVPPTA